A single region of the Drosophila miranda strain MSH22 chromosome 2, D.miranda_PacBio2.1, whole genome shotgun sequence genome encodes:
- the LOC108156263 gene encoding protein toll, producing MSRLRAAGKVLLVVLLQVLQWQAGETAFGRDECNELSVSSPCQCAPSMAEYEIYCPANAYNVFPKFRLAIRPNSNVQIECNLTDANEYKQLPPLRIGDIERVQIQRCPLPGHTPIAGILEHLGIRCPKMLIFESDNLGVNITRRHLDRLQSLKRLRFTSRRFTYIPADFLADLRNLSWLDLRANIVELPAHLFDNLENLESLELGSNGLKHLPHGVFSRMPKLRHLNLWSNQLQNLTKHDFEGASSVVDVDLHANGIEQLPRDVFSLLTNLTEINLSANHFRSLPEGLFEHNKQLRQVRLLNNRVPLSTLPARLFANQPELRVLLLRCDLETLPSDLLEQSTEITNISLRDNYLSTLPAKLLEHQTNLLSLDLSNNKLTYLPDAFFEHTTKLVELNLAENMLTEISSDIFSKLEKLETLNMNNNLVKKIASNAFAANTALLHISMEHNLIDLQQPLLGSILQEQLNSPFSHLASLQSLNLRNNSIMFIYRDWNFNLINLQELDLSYNNISSLIYEDLQFLSKSNLFVNITHNQISRINFYPQLPVMPDGEVSTSVLRMDLNDNPLVCDCTLLWFVQLVRGAHVPDYAKQFKFDTDRLTCSQPHNLQDLPVRLVPPKELICSIGSAEEPGQRQCPRGCRCWVRTFDKALVIKCHEGKLTKVPELPTLYENLHIMELHMDNNTLLGLPAAHSPGYANVTSLHLAGNNLTHIDVDRLPPNLKHLDVRRNHLQALNTTVLGFLNRTMPRRSLMLSSNPWICNCEAKPLLLFTQSNYERIGDRDEMLCMDAEMPTRMAELSTNDICPEEKGVFIAMAVVISLAGFLAGITAALYYKYQTEIKIWLYAHNMFLWFVTEEELDKDKKFDAFISYSHKDQSFIEQYLVPQLEHGPQKFQLCVHERDWLVGGFIPENIVRSVADSRRTIIVLSQNFIESEWARMEFRAAHRSALNEGRARIIVVIYSDIGDVEKLDEELKAYLKMNTYLKWGDPWFWDKLRFALPHRKPLGNVGNGALVKSPLKGSTDDKLELIKPSPVTPPLTTPPAEATKNPLVAQLNGGTPHTAIMIANGKNGLTNLYTPHNGKSHANGHINGAFIINTNAKQSDV from the exons ATGAGTCGACTGAGAGCGGCCGGCAaggtgctgctggtggtgctgctgcaggTGTTGCAGTGGCAGGCCGGCGAGACGGCCTTCGGACGGGATGAGTGCAACGAGCTGAGCGTCAGTTCGCCCTGCCAGTGCGCCCCCTCGATGGCCGAATACGAGATCTACTGCCCCGCGAACGCCTACAATGTGTTCCCGAAGTTCCGGCTGGCCATCCGACCCAATTCGAATGTCCAGATCGAGTGCAATCTGACGGATGCGAACGAGTACAAACAGCTGCCGCCACTGAGGATCGGAGATATCGAACGGGTGCAGATCCAGCGCTGCCCATTGCCCGGTCACACACCGATTGCCGGCATACTGGAGCACCTGGGCATCAGGTGCCCCAAGATGCTCATCTTCGAGAGCGACAATCTGGGCGTGAATATCACGCGTCGGCACTTGGATCGGCTGCAGAGCCTGAAGCGTCTGCGGTTCACTTCCCGGCGGTTCACGTACATTCCAGCGGACTTCCTGGCGGATCTGCGAAACCTCAGTTGGCTCGATCTGCGGGCGAACATAGTGGAACTTCCGGCGCATCTGTTCGACAACCTGGAGAACCTGGAGTCCCTCGAGCTAGGGAGCAATGGCCTGAAGCACCTGCCCCACGGAGTCTTCAGCAGGATGCCCAAGCTGCGGCACTTGAATCTGTGGAGCAATCAGCTGCAAAACCTGACGAAGCACGACTTTGAGGGCGCCAGCTCTGTGGTGGATGTGGATCTGCATGCCAACGGCATTGAGCAGCTGCCCCGCGATGTCTTCTCGCTGCTCACGAATCTCACGGAGATCAACCTGAGTGCGAACCACTTCCGGTCCCTGCCCGAGGGTCTCTTCGAGCACAACAAGCAGCTGCGGCAGGTGCGTCTGCTCAACAATCGTGTGCCGCTGTCCACGCTTCCCGCTCGACTGTTTGCCAACCAGCCGGAGCTGAGGGTCCTGCTCCTGCGCTGCGATCTCGAGACACTGCCTAGTGATCTCTTGGAGCAGTCCACGGAGATCACGAACATCTCCCTGAGGGACAACTATCTGAGCACACTGCCAGCCAAGCTCCTGGAGCATCAGACGAACCTCTTGAGTCTCGATTTGAGCAACAACAAACTGACGTATCTGCCGGATGCGTTCTTTGAGCACACCACCAAGTTGGTGGAATTGAATCTGGCCGAGAATATGCTCACAGAAATTAGCAG TGACATATTCAGCAAACTGGAGAAGCTGGAAACCCTCAACATGAACAATAATCTCGTAAAGAAAATTGCCAGCAATGCCTTTGCGGCCAACACGGCCCTGTTGCACATCAGCATGGAGCATAATCTGATCGACTTGCAGCAGCCCCTGCTCGGCAGCATCCTGCAGGAGCAGCTCAACTCTCCGTTCAGCCATTTGGCCAGCCTCCAGAGCCTCAATCTGCGCAACAACTCCATCATGTTCATCTATCGCGACTGGAACTTCAATCTGATCAACCTGCAGGAGCTGGATCTGAGCTACAACAACATCAGCTCCCTGATCTACGAGGACCTGCAGTTTCTGTCCAAGTCCAATCTGTTTGTGAACATCACCCACAATCAGATCAGCAGAATCAACTTCTATCCGCAGCTGCCGGTGATGCCCGACGGGGAGGTGTCCACGAGTGTCCTTCGCATGGACCTGAACGATAATCCGCTGGTGTGCGACTGCACCTTGCTGTGGTTCGTGCAGCTGGTGCGGGGCGCCCATGTCCCGGATTACGCGAAACAGTTCAAGTTCGACACGGATCGACTCACCTGCAGTCAGCCGCACAACCTGCAGGATCTGCCAGTGCGTCTGGTACCACCCAAGGAGCTCATCTGTTCGATCGGAAGTGCGGAGGAGCCCGGCCAGCGGCAGTGTCCACggggctgccgctgctgggtGCGCACCTTCGACAAGGCGCTGGTCATCAAGTGCCACGAGGGAAAACTCACCAAGGTCCCAGAGCTACCGACCCTCTACGAAAATCTGCACATCATGGAGCTCCATATGGACAACAACACGCTGCTCGGCCTGCCTGCGGCCCACTCGCCCGGCTACGCGAATGTGACCAGCCTCCATTTGGCGGGCAACAATCTCACCCACATCGATGTGGATCGACTGCCGCCCAACCTTAAGCACCTCGATGTGCGGCGCAACCATCTGCAGGCCCTGAACACCACTGTGCTGGGCTTCCTCAATCGCACGATGCCCAGACGTTCGCTGATGCTGTCGAGCAACCCGTGGATCTGCAACTGCGAGGCCAAGCCCCTGCTGCTCTTCACGCAGAGCAACTACGAGAGGATCGGGGATCGCGACGAGATGCTCTGCATGGACGCCGAGATGCCCACACGAATGGCGGAGCTCTCGACGAACGACATCTGTCCGGAGGAGAAGGGTGTCTTCATTGCGATGGCTGTGGTCATCTCGCTGGCTGGCTTCCTGGCCGGCATCACCGCCGCCCTGTACTACAAATACCAGACGGAGATCAAGATCTGGCTGTACGCGCACAACATGTTCCTGTGGTTCGTCACCGAGGAGGAGCTGGACAAGGACAAGAAGTTCGACGCTTTCATCTCGTACTCGCACAAGGACCAGAGCTTCATCGAGCAGTATCTCGTGCCGCAGCTGGAGCACGGACCCCAGAAGTTCCAGCTCTGTGTGCATGAACGCGACTGGCTGGTCGGTGGCTTCATTCCCGAGAATATCGTGCGCTCGGTGGCGGACTCGCGGCGCACCATCATCGTGCTGAGCCAGAACTTCATCGAGTCGGAGTGGGCGCGCATGGAGTTCCGGGCAGCCCACAGATCGGCCCTGAACGAGGGACGTGCCCGCATCATTGTGGTCATCTACTCGGACATCGGAGACGTGGAGAAGCTGGACGAGGAGCTGAAGGCGTACCTCAAGATGAACACCTACCTGAAGTGGGGCGATCCGTGGTTCTGGGATAAGCTGCGCTTCGCCCTGCCCCATCGCAAGCCCCTCGGTAATGTGGGCAACGGAGCACTGGTCAAGTCGCCGCTGAAGGGCTCCACAGACGACAAGCTGGAGCTGATCAAACCATCGCCGGTGACGCCGCCGCTGACCACACCGCCGGCGGAGGCCACAAAGAACCCGCTGGTGGCACAGCTGAACGGCGGCACGCCCCACACGGCCATCATGATTGCCAATGGCAAGAATGGCCTGACGAATCTCTACACGCCGCACAATGGCAAATCGCACGCCAATGGCCACATCAACGGGGCCTTCATCATCAACACGAATGCCAAGCAGAGCGACGTATAG